From a single Abyssibacter profundi genomic region:
- a CDS encoding protein YgfX produces the protein MPSSTAWSSYAVNPAPVTRLAVVLAAGSVGVALWLSAIDDWLRLTGWALAACCLIATLRCLGRQHGMLRLSDDAQVRWREESFRLLGSPVVLSWWIRLGLREDRTQRRVVLWLTPDMLGATAHRALRRQLLTLSTDHGERAGG, from the coding sequence GTGCCATCGTCGACCGCATGGTCCAGTTACGCGGTTAATCCGGCGCCTGTCACCCGGCTAGCTGTTGTGCTGGCAGCAGGCAGTGTGGGTGTTGCACTGTGGCTAAGCGCGATTGACGACTGGCTGCGACTGACGGGCTGGGCACTGGCTGCCTGCTGCCTGATCGCGACGCTACGGTGCCTCGGTCGGCAGCACGGCATGTTGCGTTTGAGCGATGACGCGCAGGTCCGGTGGCGCGAGGAGTCGTTCAGGTTGCTTGGCTCTCCAGTGGTCTTGTCCTGGTGGATCCGTCTGGGTTTACGCGAAGACCGGACCCAGCGTCGCGTCGTCCTGTGGCTGACCCCTGACATGCTGGGGGCTACGGCTCATCGCGCACTGCGCCGTCAGCTGCTGACCCTGTCCACCGATCACGGTGAACGGGCTGGAGGCTAG
- a CDS encoding succinate dehydrogenase assembly factor 2 produces the protein MSEARMPRGRLKWLCRRGMKEHDVLFERFLALEYDQLPEAGQDAFIRLAEMDDPEVNAIFLGRMPAPDEQIRAIVDRMVQLRG, from the coding sequence ATGAGTGAAGCAAGAATGCCCCGGGGGCGGCTCAAGTGGCTTTGCCGCCGGGGCATGAAAGAGCACGACGTGCTGTTCGAGCGCTTCCTGGCGCTGGAGTACGATCAGCTACCCGAGGCAGGACAGGACGCATTCATCCGTCTCGCGGAGATGGATGATCCCGAAGTCAATGCCATCTTCCTTGGCCGCATGCCCGCGCCAGACGAGCAGATCCGTGCCATCGTCGACCGCATGGTCCAGTTACGCGGTTAA
- a CDS encoding DegQ family serine endoprotease produces the protein MNAKTTKHWRLICLAPALLLLAACTRGLPDFTGLVGDLSPVVVNISTAAVLVDGESRRNDSWFERFFGLDPGQDQAPQPGAQSLGSGFIISEDGFILTNYHVVAGADEIVVRLSDRRQLVARLVGTDQRSDLALIKIDAEGLPTADIGSADDLKVGEWVLAIGSPFGFDYSVTAGIVSAKNRSLATEQYVPFIQTDVAINPGNSGGPLFNLDGEVVGVNSQIYSDSGGYQGVSFAIPVDDAMRVANQLRRTGIVVRGWLGVVVQEVDRALARSFGMRRPEGALVSRVVPNSPAAEAGLQVGDVILQFGKREVGTSRSLPHMVGRAEPGERIPLRVLRDGERMKISVRIGALETDERASLAPSPSDQRARPAAFELGVSISNLTHTQRAQLGVGEGGVLVTEVRPGSASALAGLMPGDVVMSVGQQPVDSRAAFREVLLASRGQESVPLLIHRRGSALFLALDVPG, from the coding sequence ATGAACGCAAAAACAACGAAACACTGGCGCTTGATCTGCCTGGCGCCGGCCTTGCTGCTGCTGGCGGCCTGCACGCGCGGCTTGCCGGATTTCACCGGGCTGGTTGGCGATTTGAGTCCCGTGGTGGTCAATATCAGTACCGCCGCGGTTCTTGTGGATGGGGAATCGCGTCGCAACGACAGCTGGTTCGAGCGCTTCTTCGGGCTGGACCCGGGGCAGGATCAAGCACCGCAACCGGGCGCCCAATCGCTCGGATCGGGGTTCATCATTTCCGAGGACGGATTCATCCTCACCAACTATCACGTGGTGGCGGGTGCCGATGAGATCGTTGTCCGATTATCGGATCGGCGGCAGCTGGTGGCGCGGCTCGTCGGGACGGATCAGCGCAGCGACTTGGCCCTGATCAAGATCGACGCAGAGGGTTTGCCCACCGCGGACATCGGTTCGGCGGACGATCTCAAAGTCGGGGAATGGGTGCTGGCGATTGGTTCGCCCTTTGGTTTCGACTATTCGGTGACCGCCGGAATTGTGTCGGCAAAGAATCGGAGCCTGGCGACCGAACAATATGTTCCCTTCATTCAGACCGATGTTGCGATCAACCCCGGTAACAGCGGGGGGCCGCTGTTCAATCTGGATGGTGAGGTTGTCGGGGTGAACTCCCAGATCTATTCGGATTCGGGCGGTTACCAGGGCGTTTCCTTCGCCATTCCGGTAGACGATGCCATGCGCGTGGCCAATCAGCTCCGCCGCACCGGCATTGTGGTGCGCGGCTGGCTGGGCGTGGTGGTTCAAGAGGTCGACAGGGCCCTGGCTCGCTCCTTTGGCATGCGTCGCCCGGAGGGCGCACTGGTGTCCCGCGTGGTGCCCAACAGCCCGGCCGCCGAGGCAGGCCTGCAGGTCGGCGATGTCATTCTTCAGTTCGGAAAGCGCGAGGTCGGAACCTCGCGGTCACTGCCGCACATGGTGGGGCGGGCCGAGCCCGGCGAGCGTATTCCGCTGCGCGTGCTGCGTGATGGCGAACGCATGAAAATCTCGGTACGCATCGGTGCGCTGGAAACCGATGAGCGTGCCAGTCTGGCACCGAGCCCATCCGATCAACGGGCCCGGCCGGCGGCGTTCGAGTTGGGCGTGAGTATCAGCAATTTGACGCACACGCAGCGGGCGCAGCTGGGTGTGGGCGAGGGCGGGGTGCTGGTGACCGAGGTCCGTCCGGGGAGTGCATCTGCGCTGGCCGGGCTCATGCCTGGCGATGTCGTGATGTCCGTGGGGCAACAGCCAGTGGACAGCCGAGCGGCGTTTCGCGAGGTCCTCCTGGCGTCTCGCGGCCAGGAATCGGTGCCGCTGCTCATCCATCGTCGAGGCTCAGCGCTGTTTCTAGCATTGGATGTGCCGGGCTGA
- the nadB gene encoding L-aspartate oxidase — protein sequence MPSPAPFDVLVLGSGAAGLVTALRLADQGVRSLVVSKGRISEGSTLYAQGGISAVLDEGDSIDAHVQDTLIAGAGLCRRDAVQFTVERGADAVHWLIDKGVRFTPSDSGDGFAYHLAQEGGHSHRRIIHADDATGRAVEKTLMQLARAHPLIQLLAHHMAVDLIRSDHRIVGAYLLDIRSGRVQTFPAKATVLATGGASMVYLYSSNPHGATGDGIAMAWRAGCRVANMEFMQFHPTCLFHPEARNFLITEALRGEGAQLLLPDGTRFMPQFDERAELAPRDIVARAIDHEMKRLGLDHVLLDTTRLDPDFLRQHFPTIHARCMELRLDPTARALPVVPAAHYTCGGVLTNLAGRTDLPGLYAVGETASTGLHGANRMASNSLLECLVFGTAAAEDLAASIHEAPAPGTLPAWDASQVGDSDEEVVVSHNWQELRRCMWDYVGIVRTTKRLERAQHRIQLLADEVQEYYGNFYVTPDLIELRHLLTVSELIVRSAASRRESRGLHWIRDYPDTLPDAVDTVLTPDRIRIRNAA from the coding sequence ATGCCCAGCCCCGCACCCTTTGATGTTCTCGTACTCGGCAGCGGCGCTGCCGGGCTGGTCACCGCCCTACGATTGGCCGACCAGGGTGTGCGGTCCCTGGTGGTGTCGAAGGGGCGCATCTCGGAGGGCAGCACCCTCTACGCCCAGGGCGGCATTTCGGCCGTACTGGACGAAGGCGATTCCATCGATGCCCATGTCCAGGACACCCTGATTGCCGGAGCCGGGCTGTGCCGGCGTGATGCGGTCCAGTTCACGGTGGAACGCGGTGCCGACGCCGTCCACTGGCTCATCGACAAAGGTGTGCGGTTCACGCCGTCAGACTCCGGTGACGGCTTCGCCTATCACCTCGCCCAGGAGGGCGGACACAGCCATCGGCGCATCATCCACGCCGACGACGCGACGGGCCGCGCCGTCGAAAAAACGCTGATGCAGCTGGCCCGGGCACATCCCTTGATCCAGTTGCTGGCGCATCACATGGCCGTTGACCTGATCCGCTCCGACCATCGAATCGTCGGAGCGTACCTACTGGACATCCGATCGGGCCGGGTTCAGACCTTTCCCGCCAAAGCAACGGTACTGGCTACGGGCGGGGCCAGCATGGTGTACCTGTACTCCAGCAATCCTCACGGAGCGACGGGCGATGGCATTGCCATGGCGTGGCGTGCGGGGTGCCGTGTCGCCAACATGGAGTTCATGCAATTCCACCCCACCTGCCTGTTCCATCCGGAAGCCCGCAATTTCCTGATCACCGAGGCGTTGCGTGGCGAGGGCGCGCAGTTATTGCTTCCCGACGGCACGCGATTCATGCCGCAGTTCGATGAACGAGCTGAGCTGGCGCCGCGCGACATTGTTGCCCGGGCCATCGACCATGAAATGAAACGACTGGGCCTGGATCATGTGCTGCTGGACACAACGCGGCTGGATCCTGATTTCCTGCGCCAGCACTTCCCGACGATTCATGCCCGCTGCATGGAGCTGCGACTGGACCCGACAGCGCGCGCCCTACCCGTGGTCCCCGCCGCCCACTACACCTGCGGCGGTGTATTGACCAACCTGGCGGGCCGCACCGATCTACCTGGCTTGTACGCTGTCGGTGAGACCGCCTCTACGGGGCTGCACGGAGCCAATCGCATGGCGAGCAATTCGCTGCTGGAGTGCCTCGTCTTCGGTACCGCCGCCGCAGAAGATTTAGCCGCAAGCATTCACGAGGCACCCGCCCCGGGCACCCTCCCGGCCTGGGATGCCAGCCAGGTCGGTGATTCCGACGAGGAAGTGGTCGTCAGCCATAACTGGCAGGAACTGCGTCGCTGCATGTGGGATTACGTCGGTATCGTGCGCACCACCAAACGCCTGGAACGCGCGCAACACCGGATCCAACTGCTCGCCGACGAAGTGCAGGAATACTATGGCAATTTCTATGTGACGCCCGATCTCATCGAACTACGCCACTTGCTCACGGTCTCCGAGCTCATCGTGCGCTCGGCCGCATCGCGGCGGGAGAGTCGCGGCCTGCACTGGATTCGGGACTACCCCGACACGCTGCCCGATGCCGTGGACACGGTGCTCACGCCAGATCGCATTCGCATCCGCAACGCGGCCTAG
- a CDS encoding SoxR reducing system RseC family protein — translation MIEERAVVVTSDVDGVVVTTPGRAGCARCAEGRGCGGGVLGRLTERRQQPTVRAANPDNAEFVAGDQVVIGLDDDALIGASLLVYVGPLVAMLGFALVAHLVLGLGEVATIFAGVLGLIAGFGWVARRTHQQDHGLRYRPVVLRRANGETSGQCSSDPSGL, via the coding sequence GTGATTGAAGAGCGGGCGGTCGTCGTGACCAGTGACGTCGATGGCGTGGTCGTCACCACGCCCGGGCGGGCTGGTTGCGCGCGTTGTGCCGAGGGGCGTGGATGCGGCGGCGGCGTGCTGGGTCGCCTGACCGAACGCCGGCAACAACCCACTGTTCGTGCCGCAAATCCTGACAACGCCGAGTTTGTTGCAGGTGACCAGGTGGTGATCGGACTGGATGACGACGCGTTGATCGGCGCCTCGCTGCTGGTTTACGTGGGGCCCCTGGTCGCCATGCTGGGTTTCGCGCTGGTGGCGCATCTGGTGCTGGGGCTGGGAGAAGTCGCGACGATTTTTGCCGGAGTGCTAGGGCTCATCGCGGGCTTTGGCTGGGTTGCGCGCAGGACACATCAACAGGATCACGGTCTGCGATACCGTCCCGTTGTGTTGCGGCGCGCAAACGGAGAGACTTCCGGGCAGTGCTCGTCCGACCCATCGGGGCTATGA
- a CDS encoding sigma-E factor negative regulatory protein — translation MTNETLSACIDGACDDLDDAIRQVEASDTARDTWSRYHLIGDAMRARAGSPLADGEFAARVMAAIEQDEMAPADSATVTSLAAARQRRRGWLSKQTTGWAVAASVAVASLATIAALTIPTEEDAPVLVARDVVPAQATLAAKDRGIQPAVQTTGRQVVSPLAQPTPAAATVRWSQMAPDAAQQLNGYLINHSRYRAGPGVGGTLGYVRVASANGEPGEESPVSED, via the coding sequence ATGACTAACGAAACACTTTCCGCATGTATCGATGGTGCCTGTGATGACCTGGACGACGCGATTCGTCAGGTCGAGGCGTCCGATACCGCGCGTGACACCTGGTCGCGTTACCACCTGATCGGCGATGCCATGCGGGCACGCGCCGGCAGCCCGCTGGCAGATGGCGAATTCGCCGCCCGAGTGATGGCGGCCATCGAGCAGGATGAGATGGCACCCGCCGACTCGGCGACGGTGACCTCGCTGGCGGCTGCGCGGCAACGTCGACGCGGCTGGCTGTCCAAGCAGACCACCGGCTGGGCGGTGGCGGCATCTGTTGCGGTGGCGTCGCTGGCCACCATTGCCGCGTTGACCATCCCGACCGAAGAGGACGCGCCCGTATTGGTGGCGCGTGACGTCGTCCCAGCTCAGGCCACCCTGGCGGCGAAGGATCGAGGCATCCAGCCAGCGGTACAGACCACGGGGCGACAGGTGGTCAGCCCACTGGCGCAGCCCACACCGGCTGCGGCGACGGTCCGCTGGTCGCAGATGGCACCCGATGCCGCTCAACAGCTCAATGGTTATCTGATTAATCACAGCCGTTATCGCGCCGGGCCGGGTGTCGGCGGTACCTTGGGGTACGTGCGTGTTGCCAGCGCAAATGGCGAGCCGGGCGAGGAAAGCCCCGTTTCCGAAGACTGA
- a CDS encoding glutaredoxin family protein: MAKLIQYTRAGCGLCHAMDDALDAAFGEQIELEHRDVDSRQDWVRRYGQDVPVLTAPDGQVLCMHRLDAERVRAWLMGDDRPAAAQP; the protein is encoded by the coding sequence GTGGCAAAACTCATCCAATACACGCGGGCGGGCTGTGGGCTTTGCCATGCCATGGACGACGCCCTGGATGCCGCATTTGGTGAACAGATTGAGCTGGAACACCGCGATGTGGACAGCCGCCAGGATTGGGTCCGTCGCTATGGACAGGACGTCCCGGTCCTGACGGCGCCGGACGGACAGGTGCTCTGCATGCATCGGCTGGATGCCGAGCGCGTCCGGGCATGGCTCATGGGGGACGATCGTCCCGCCGCAGCTCAACCATAG
- a CDS encoding succinate dehydrogenase iron-sulfur subunit: MAEFTLPKNSRMVKGKQWPAPAGAKNTRQFKIYRYDPDSGQNPQLDIYTVDLDDCGPMVLDALIWIKNKVDPTLTFRRSCREGICGSCAMNIGDGRGTNTLACTQSIDEFKGMISIYPLPHMPVVKDLVPDLTHFYAQYASIEPWMKTQTPPPSRERLQTPEERKQLDGLYECILCACCSTSCPSYWWNGDKYLGPAILLQAYRWLADSRDEATGERLDQLEDPFKLYRCHTIMNCAKTCPKGLNPAKAIAETKKMILERAG, encoded by the coding sequence ATGGCGGAGTTCACGCTTCCGAAAAATTCCCGGATGGTGAAGGGCAAACAATGGCCTGCGCCGGCGGGTGCCAAGAACACCCGTCAGTTCAAGATCTACCGGTACGATCCCGACTCGGGCCAGAACCCGCAGCTCGACATTTACACGGTGGATCTGGACGACTGCGGCCCGATGGTGCTGGACGCGCTGATCTGGATTAAGAACAAGGTCGACCCCACGCTGACGTTCCGTCGCTCGTGTCGCGAAGGCATCTGCGGCTCCTGCGCCATGAATATCGGTGACGGCCGGGGCACGAACACCTTGGCGTGTACGCAGAGCATCGACGAATTCAAGGGCATGATCAGCATCTACCCGCTGCCGCATATGCCGGTGGTCAAGGACCTGGTGCCGGACCTGACGCATTTCTATGCCCAGTACGCGTCCATCGAGCCCTGGATGAAGACGCAGACGCCGCCGCCATCGCGTGAACGACTGCAGACCCCGGAAGAACGTAAGCAGCTTGATGGGCTCTACGAGTGCATTCTCTGCGCCTGTTGCTCCACGTCATGCCCGAGCTACTGGTGGAATGGGGACAAGTATCTGGGGCCGGCCATCCTGCTCCAGGCCTATCGCTGGCTTGCGGACTCTCGTGATGAAGCCACGGGCGAGCGTCTGGATCAGCTTGAAGACCCCTTCAAGCTCTATCGCTGCCACACGATCATGAACTGTGCGAAGACCTGTCCGAAGGGTCTGAACCCGGCCAAGGCGATTGCCGAGACCAAGAAGATGATTCTGGAGCGGGCAGGCTGA
- a CDS encoding MucB/RseB C-terminal domain-containing protein, translating into MLQRLTIAVAVAASSVVGSSQAADRSAQDWLAKMSEAVRTQNYEGVVVYRTGEQLETMRVIHRFSNGQEDERLISLTGDAREIVRSDGEVRCLLPRERVVMVDERGQSALLPKVSTVDLETLRLHYEFSRGVVDRVADRACQGVALSPRDEFRFGYQLCIDVLTGVPLRIALLDGQGDALEQFLFTSVGYPETILDQALEPAIDTEGFREIRHGGPEPTLRLEDDLSHWMVESLPPGFRVVGQSTRVFPGAQTPVTHILLTDGLATVSVFAAESKLPAKVFRGVSSIGAVHAYGRMVDEFHVAVVGEVPARTVEQIGNSLSRTTPTP; encoded by the coding sequence ATGCTGCAACGCCTCACGATCGCGGTTGCAGTGGCCGCGAGTTCAGTTGTTGGATCGAGCCAGGCCGCTGACCGTAGCGCCCAGGATTGGCTCGCCAAGATGTCGGAAGCCGTTCGCACCCAGAACTACGAAGGTGTGGTCGTCTATCGCACGGGTGAGCAGCTCGAGACCATGCGCGTCATCCATCGATTCTCCAATGGGCAGGAGGATGAACGCCTCATTTCCCTGACGGGTGATGCCCGTGAGATCGTTCGCAGTGATGGAGAGGTGCGCTGCCTGCTACCGCGCGAGCGGGTCGTCATGGTGGATGAGCGGGGACAGAGTGCATTGCTGCCCAAGGTCTCCACGGTTGATCTCGAGACCTTGCGTTTGCACTACGAGTTCTCGCGTGGGGTGGTGGACCGGGTGGCGGACCGCGCCTGTCAGGGTGTTGCACTCAGCCCGCGTGACGAGTTCCGTTTCGGCTATCAACTCTGTATCGACGTGCTCACGGGCGTGCCACTGCGCATCGCCTTGCTAGACGGTCAGGGCGACGCCCTGGAACAATTCCTGTTCACCTCCGTGGGCTATCCGGAAACCATTCTTGATCAGGCGCTGGAGCCGGCGATCGACACCGAGGGTTTCCGCGAAATCCGTCATGGAGGACCGGAGCCGACGCTGCGGCTCGAAGACGACTTATCGCACTGGATGGTCGAGTCCTTGCCGCCCGGATTTCGGGTGGTTGGCCAGAGCACCCGTGTCTTCCCCGGTGCCCAAACCCCGGTCACCCACATCCTGCTCACCGATGGCCTGGCGACCGTGTCCGTCTTCGCGGCCGAGAGCAAGCTGCCCGCAAAGGTGTTTCGCGGCGTATCCAGTATCGGGGCCGTTCATGCCTATGGCCGCATGGTTGACGAGTTTCACGTTGCCGTCGTCGGTGAAGTGCCGGCCAGAACGGTTGAGCAGATCGGGAATAGCTTGAGCCGGACGACTCCCACCCCGTGA
- the rpoE gene encoding RNA polymerase sigma factor RpoE, translated as MGEDLTDEILVARAQAGNSAAFDMLVRRYQHKVVQLVSRYVSDADALDVAQESFIKAYRALRNFQGKSAFYTWLYRIAVNTAKNHLVARSRRPASQDIDVADAEQYGHTEHLSDVSTPEGVALTDEIRDTVAAAMDDLPPDLKTAIVLRELEGMSYEEIAQAMECPVGTVRSRIFRARAAIDERVRPLLD; from the coding sequence ATGGGCGAAGACTTAACAGACGAGATTCTGGTAGCGCGCGCCCAGGCTGGGAACTCTGCCGCCTTCGACATGCTCGTTCGGCGGTATCAGCACAAAGTCGTCCAGCTGGTGTCTCGTTACGTCTCCGATGCCGACGCCTTGGATGTGGCGCAGGAATCCTTTATCAAAGCGTATCGCGCCTTGCGGAACTTCCAGGGCAAGAGTGCGTTCTATACCTGGCTGTACCGGATTGCGGTTAACACGGCCAAGAATCATCTGGTGGCGCGTAGCCGCCGCCCGGCGTCCCAGGACATTGATGTCGCAGACGCGGAACAATACGGGCATACCGAGCATCTAAGCGACGTGTCCACACCGGAGGGGGTGGCACTCACCGATGAAATTCGGGACACGGTGGCAGCCGCCATGGACGATTTGCCACCTGATTTGAAGACCGCAATTGTGCTGCGGGAGCTGGAGGGTATGAGTTATGAGGAGATCGCACAGGCCATGGAATGCCCTGTGGGAACTGTTCGCTCTCGCATCTTCCGCGCGCGTGCTGCCATTGACGAACGTGTACGACCCCTGCTCGACTAG
- the lepA gene encoding translation elongation factor 4 — protein MQSRIRNFSIIAHIDHGKSTLADRFIQVCGGLTDREMAEQVLDSMDIERERGITIKSQAVRLDFVASDGETYQLNFIDTPGHVDFSYEVSRSLAACEGALLVVDASQGVEAQTVANTYTAIEQDLEIVPVLNKIDLPAAEPERVAAEIEDVIGLEAQNAIRTSAKSGIGIQEALNALVERVPPPDGDPDGELQALIIDSWFDNYLGVVSLIRVVHGSVGKGDKIRVMSTGRDFQVDAVGTFSPKRTERPRLECGEVGYLVAGIKEIHGAPVGDTLTLANRPCADRLPGFKRMQPRVFAGLFPISSDDFEDMREALDKLSLNDASLQFEPENSGALGFGFRCGFLGMLHMEIVQERLEREYNIDLITTAPTVVYRVILADGEVLEIDNPADLPDPGEIDRIEEPVIDARILLPQEYIGAVMQLCIEKRGVQKRMTYHGRQVTMAFELPMAEVVVDFFDRLKSVSRGYASFEYEFARFEPAALVRLDVLINSERVDALSSIVHRDMAYNRGRDYTERLSEIIPRQMFDVAIQAAIGSKILARATVKALRKNVTAKCYGGDVSRKRKLLEKQKAGKKRMKQFGKVEIPQEAFLTMLSTSDD, from the coding sequence ATGCAGTCCCGCATTCGCAATTTCTCGATCATCGCCCATATCGACCATGGCAAGTCCACGCTGGCCGACCGGTTCATTCAGGTTTGCGGAGGACTGACGGACCGCGAAATGGCCGAGCAGGTGCTCGACTCCATGGATATCGAGCGCGAGCGCGGTATCACCATTAAATCGCAGGCGGTGCGGTTGGATTTTGTTGCCAGCGATGGTGAGACCTACCAACTGAACTTCATCGACACGCCCGGGCACGTGGATTTTTCCTACGAGGTTTCCCGGTCGCTGGCAGCTTGTGAGGGAGCCTTGCTGGTGGTGGACGCCTCCCAGGGCGTGGAAGCCCAAACGGTGGCCAATACCTACACGGCCATCGAGCAGGATCTCGAAATCGTGCCGGTGTTGAACAAGATCGACCTGCCGGCCGCGGAGCCCGAGCGGGTGGCGGCCGAGATCGAGGACGTGATCGGACTGGAGGCCCAGAATGCCATCCGGACCAGCGCCAAGTCGGGCATCGGCATTCAGGAGGCTTTGAATGCCCTGGTCGAGCGTGTGCCGCCGCCAGATGGCGATCCCGATGGCGAGCTGCAGGCGCTCATCATCGATTCGTGGTTCGACAACTACCTGGGCGTCGTGTCGCTGATTCGCGTCGTCCACGGCAGCGTGGGCAAGGGCGACAAGATTCGGGTGATGTCCACGGGGCGCGACTTCCAAGTCGATGCCGTTGGCACCTTCTCGCCTAAGCGCACCGAGCGCCCGCGTCTGGAGTGTGGCGAGGTCGGCTACCTCGTTGCCGGGATCAAGGAGATTCATGGTGCCCCGGTGGGGGACACCCTGACGCTGGCCAACCGGCCCTGCGCCGACCGCCTGCCGGGCTTCAAGCGGATGCAGCCCCGGGTTTTTGCCGGGTTGTTTCCGATCAGCTCGGATGATTTCGAAGACATGCGTGAGGCGCTGGACAAGCTCAGCCTCAATGACGCCTCGCTGCAGTTCGAGCCCGAGAACTCGGGTGCCCTGGGCTTCGGATTCCGGTGTGGTTTCCTGGGCATGTTGCACATGGAGATCGTGCAGGAGCGGCTGGAACGCGAGTACAACATTGATCTCATCACCACGGCGCCAACCGTGGTGTATCGCGTCATTCTGGCGGATGGCGAGGTGCTGGAAATCGATAACCCAGCCGATCTGCCGGATCCGGGGGAGATCGACCGGATTGAGGAGCCCGTCATCGACGCCCGAATTCTGCTGCCGCAGGAATACATCGGGGCTGTGATGCAGCTGTGCATCGAAAAGCGTGGCGTGCAAAAGCGCATGACCTATCACGGCCGTCAGGTCACCATGGCGTTTGAACTCCCGATGGCCGAGGTCGTAGTCGACTTCTTCGATCGATTGAAGTCCGTGTCACGCGGCTACGCGTCCTTCGAATACGAGTTCGCCCGCTTTGAACCGGCTGCACTGGTGCGGCTGGATGTGCTGATCAACTCCGAGCGAGTGGATGCGCTATCCAGCATTGTTCATCGTGATATGGCCTATAACCGCGGTCGTGATTACACCGAGCGGCTGTCAGAAATCATTCCGCGTCAGATGTTTGATGTTGCCATTCAGGCGGCGATCGGTTCGAAGATTCTGGCGCGCGCCACGGTTAAGGCGCTGCGCAAGAACGTGACGGCCAAGTGTTACGGCGGCGATGTGTCGCGCAAGCGGAAGCTGCTGGAGAAGCAGAAGGCCGGCAAGAAACGCATGAAGCAGTTCGGCAAGGTCGAAATCCCGCAGGAAGCCTTCCTGACCATGCTCAGTACCAGCGACGATTAA